In Bacteroidales bacterium, one DNA window encodes the following:
- a CDS encoding bifunctional 4-hydroxy-2-oxoglutarate aldolase/2-dehydro-3-deoxy-phosphogluconate aldolase: MSRFTRIQVAVTMMETGIVPVFYHKDIQLCKQVLKACYDGGIRVFEFTNRGDFAHEVFRDLNKYALQELPEMILGAGSVVDAGTASIYIQMGAGFIVSPVLNEDMAKVCNRRKIMWAPGCGSVTEISKAEELGAEIVKMFPGSQVGGPGFIEAIKGPMPWTHIMPTGGVEPTEESLGAWFKAGAACVGMGSQLIKKGWLEKGDFGQITTICNYVLEIARKYK; encoded by the coding sequence ATGTCCCGCTTTACCCGCATACAAGTCGCAGTCACCATGATGGAAACCGGAATTGTGCCGGTATTTTATCACAAGGACATTCAACTGTGCAAACAGGTACTGAAAGCCTGCTACGACGGTGGAATCAGGGTTTTCGAATTTACCAACCGGGGCGATTTTGCCCATGAGGTATTCCGCGACCTCAACAAATATGCACTTCAGGAACTTCCTGAAATGATCCTGGGAGCAGGATCCGTGGTGGATGCAGGAACCGCCTCAATTTATATACAGATGGGCGCGGGATTCATTGTCTCACCCGTTCTGAACGAGGACATGGCCAAAGTGTGTAACCGCAGGAAGATTATGTGGGCACCAGGATGCGGATCGGTGACTGAAATTTCAAAAGCGGAAGAACTTGGAGCTGAAATTGTGAAAATGTTTCCGGGCAGCCAGGTCGGGGGACCGGGATTCATTGAAGCCATTAAAGGGCCTATGCCGTGGACCCATATTATGCCTACAGGTGGTGTTGAGCCTACCGAAGAAAGCTTGGGCGCCTGGTTTAAAGCCGGTGCTGCCTGTGTGGGAATGGGTTCACAGCTCATTAAAAAAGGCTGGCTTGAAAAAGGTGACTTCGGGCAGATCACCACTATCTGCAATTATGTGCTTGAGATAGCAAGGAAATATAAATAA
- a CDS encoding Gfo/Idh/MocA family oxidoreductase has translation MNSRRNFIRNASLLTAFAFIPSSAFSVTGKRGPNDLIRVGLIGVNGMGFNDLTSFLKNPEVDLIAMCDVDKNLLEKRVVDLKDQGITKFPKRYFDYRKMLENKDIDVVIIGTPDHWHCLQFVDALSAGKHVYVEKPLGNSIAEINAMKKAVEKYGKMVQVGQWQRSQPHFVDAVSFLRSGKLGRIRTCKAWSYVDWKGPVPKIPNEPVPDGVDYEMWLGPAPLRPFNRNRFHFTWRWYWEYAGGLMTDWGVHLIDYILYGMNKPLPLSVMASGGKYAYPEDDMVTPDTLTAVYDFGDFTMIWEHTIGIGLGNWKRPHGMSYIGENGTLVLDRNGWEVFPEKDRMEAVPLQKNEGIGLDLHVRNFIDCLQNNTPQKLNAGIDIGKNVALVAQMGNIAYRTGEKIYWKQDSQTFNSASANKFITPEYQNGWKFPQS, from the coding sequence ATGAATTCACGCAGAAATTTTATACGTAATGCCTCATTGTTAACGGCCTTCGCTTTTATTCCTTCATCTGCATTTTCTGTTACCGGAAAACGCGGGCCCAATGATTTGATCCGGGTGGGATTGATAGGTGTGAACGGTATGGGTTTTAATGATCTGACCTCATTTCTTAAAAATCCGGAAGTAGACCTTATCGCCATGTGCGATGTGGACAAAAACCTTCTTGAAAAGCGCGTTGTTGATCTTAAAGACCAGGGAATAACCAAATTTCCGAAAAGGTATTTCGATTACAGGAAAATGCTCGAAAACAAGGATATTGATGTGGTGATCATTGGAACGCCCGATCATTGGCATTGCCTGCAGTTTGTAGATGCGCTTTCTGCCGGAAAGCATGTATATGTCGAAAAGCCCCTGGGAAATTCAATTGCAGAGATCAACGCCATGAAAAAAGCGGTTGAGAAATACGGCAAAATGGTACAGGTAGGCCAGTGGCAAAGAAGTCAGCCTCATTTTGTGGATGCCGTCAGTTTTCTGCGTTCCGGAAAGCTCGGAAGGATAAGAACCTGTAAGGCATGGTCATATGTCGACTGGAAGGGACCAGTTCCTAAAATCCCGAACGAACCTGTTCCTGATGGAGTTGATTATGAAATGTGGCTGGGCCCAGCTCCCTTGAGGCCTTTCAACCGCAACCGCTTTCACTTCACATGGCGGTGGTATTGGGAATATGCAGGGGGCCTGATGACCGACTGGGGCGTTCATCTTATCGACTACATTTTATATGGTATGAATAAGCCGCTTCCTCTGTCAGTTATGGCATCGGGAGGAAAGTATGCATACCCTGAGGATGATATGGTGACACCGGATACACTGACAGCCGTTTATGATTTCGGTGATTTTACTATGATCTGGGAGCATACCATCGGTATCGGCCTGGGTAACTGGAAAAGGCCACACGGCATGTCATATATAGGAGAGAACGGAACACTTGTGCTCGACAGGAACGGTTGGGAGGTGTTCCCTGAAAAGGACAGGATGGAGGCAGTTCCTTTGCAGAAGAATGAAGGTATAGGCCTCGATCTTCATGTAAGGAATTTCATTGACTGTTTGCAGAATAATACCCCTCAGAAATTGAATGCCGGTATTGATATCGGTAAAAATGTGGCTCTGGTGGCTCAAATGGGGAACATTGCCTATCGCACCGGTGAAAAAATTTACTGGAAACAGGATTCACAGACATTCAATTCGGCATCAGCCAACAAATTCATTACGCCTGAATATCAGAACGGATGGAAATTTCCTCAGAGTTAG
- a CDS encoding tagaturonate epimerase family protein, whose translation MKIDKYSFGTGDRFGKEGTAQLDAIREMNTLGIPVVPVWNKSNREHSIIGSVPAEVRDEAQRAVRSAGYTGNYFVDADHINLETVDRFISSSDFFTIDVAHFIGKKASEDEVADFVSHHGKYRKLAIPGIPDGPEIREDFLKKLAENYLVALHEVKKIYDRIITAKGPGTFITEVSVDEAEMVQGPVELFFILAELKHLDVEVQTIAPKFSGLFAKGIDYIGDTSAFSDEFENDVAVVKFAISELGLADSLKLSVHSGSDKFSIYPSIKKAIQKFDTGIHVKTAGTTWLEEVIGLAEAGKNGLAMAKEIYAKSFERFDELAGPYATVLKIDRSELPSPTEVDTWSSIHFADALTHDTRCSAYNPHFRQLIHVGYKIAAEMGQSFRDALDEHHEIIASRVKHNLLEKHLKRLFL comes from the coding sequence ATGAAAATTGATAAATATTCTTTCGGTACCGGTGACCGTTTCGGAAAAGAAGGTACGGCACAGCTAGATGCCATAAGAGAAATGAACACCCTTGGTATTCCTGTGGTTCCTGTGTGGAATAAATCGAACCGCGAACATTCCATTATCGGTTCGGTGCCGGCCGAAGTAAGGGATGAAGCCCAACGGGCAGTCAGGTCCGCGGGGTATACCGGCAATTACTTTGTGGATGCAGATCACATTAATCTTGAAACGGTTGACCGGTTTATTTCTTCATCCGATTTTTTCACCATTGACGTGGCTCATTTTATAGGCAAGAAAGCTTCGGAAGATGAGGTAGCCGATTTTGTTTCGCACCATGGAAAATACAGGAAACTGGCAATTCCCGGAATCCCGGATGGGCCCGAAATCAGGGAGGATTTTCTGAAGAAGCTTGCAGAGAATTACCTGGTGGCACTTCATGAAGTAAAAAAAATCTATGATCGAATTATTACTGCCAAAGGGCCGGGCACATTTATTACGGAAGTTTCCGTTGATGAGGCTGAAATGGTTCAGGGACCGGTTGAATTGTTCTTCATCCTGGCTGAATTGAAACACCTGGATGTGGAGGTTCAGACAATTGCCCCGAAATTCTCTGGATTGTTTGCCAAAGGAATTGATTACATCGGGGACACAAGCGCTTTTTCAGATGAGTTTGAGAATGATGTGGCTGTTGTTAAGTTTGCCATCAGCGAACTGGGACTGGCTGACAGTTTGAAGTTAAGTGTGCACAGCGGAAGCGACAAGTTTTCGATATATCCGTCAATTAAAAAGGCCATTCAGAAATTTGATACCGGGATTCATGTAAAAACGGCCGGTACTACCTGGCTTGAAGAAGTGATCGGACTGGCAGAAGCAGGGAAAAACGGTCTGGCCATGGCAAAGGAAATATATGCGAAATCCTTTGAGCGCTTTGATGAGCTCGCCGGTCCCTATGCCACAGTTCTGAAAATCGACCGGTCAGAACTTCCGTCGCCGACTGAAGTAGATACCTGGAGCAGCATTCATTTTGCCGATGCATTGACACATGACACCCGTTGTTCGGCGTATAACCCGCATTTCAGGCAGCTGATCCATGTGGGGTATAAAATTGCTGCGGAAATGGGACAATCATTCCGTGACGCCCTCGACGAACATCATGAAATTATTGCATCCAGGGTAAAGCACAACCTGCTTGAAAAACACCTGAAGAGGCTGTTTCTGTAG
- a CDS encoding sugar kinase, which yields MIKVATFGEIMLRLSTPGFERFSQSHQYNVCFGGGEANVAVSLANFGMPVDFITRLPENDIAAACTMELRKFGVGIEKIIYGGERIGIYFLETGAVARASKVIYDRAHSSIATIEKGMIDWEKALEDVQWFHWTGITPAISQGAADACLEAIKTANKKGITVSTDLNYRKNLWKYGKKASEVMPELVSGCNIILGNEEDAEKVFGIKPENADITGGHVDASDYESVCRQLMTRFPNAKKVVITLRGSVNANHNTWSGVLWNGIDLLIAPVYDITHIVDRVGGGDSFMGGLIYGMNTYDSDQKALDFAVAASCLKHTIPGDFNLVTVDEVEKLMSGDGSGRVSR from the coding sequence ATGATCAAAGTCGCAACTTTCGGCGAAATTATGCTTCGCCTTTCTACGCCAGGATTTGAGAGATTTTCACAGTCTCATCAATATAACGTTTGCTTTGGTGGAGGAGAAGCCAATGTTGCCGTATCGCTTGCCAATTTTGGGATGCCTGTTGATTTTATTACCCGGCTTCCCGAAAATGATATTGCCGCTGCCTGTACCATGGAGTTAAGAAAATTCGGTGTGGGTATTGAAAAAATCATCTATGGCGGTGAAAGAATCGGTATTTACTTCCTCGAAACGGGAGCTGTTGCAAGGGCCAGCAAGGTGATTTACGACAGGGCCCATTCATCCATTGCTACTATTGAAAAAGGAATGATCGACTGGGAAAAGGCATTGGAAGACGTGCAATGGTTTCACTGGACCGGCATAACACCTGCTATTTCACAGGGTGCCGCTGATGCGTGCCTGGAAGCGATTAAAACTGCAAATAAAAAGGGGATAACTGTATCAACTGATCTTAATTACAGAAAAAACCTTTGGAAATACGGTAAAAAAGCTTCCGAAGTAATGCCTGAACTGGTTTCAGGCTGCAATATCATCCTGGGTAATGAAGAAGATGCCGAAAAAGTATTCGGTATCAAACCTGAAAATGCAGACATTACTGGCGGCCATGTGGATGCCTCAGATTATGAATCCGTTTGCAGGCAGCTGATGACCCGGTTTCCCAATGCGAAAAAGGTTGTAATAACGCTTCGCGGTTCGGTAAATGCTAATCACAACACCTGGAGCGGAGTGCTGTGGAACGGAATAGACCTGTTAATAGCCCCGGTTTATGATATCACACATATTGTGGACCGTGTGGGAGGGGGAGATTCCTTTATGGGCGGTCTTATTTATGGTATGAATACATATGACAGCGACCAGAAGGCACTTGATTTTGCAGTGGCCGCCTCATGCCTGAAACACACCATACCCGGCGATTTCAACCTTGTAACCGTTGATGAAGTAGAAAAACTGATGAGCGGTGACGGGTCGGGGAGGGTTTCCAGGTAA
- the uxaC gene encoding glucuronate isomerase, translating into MKKFLDENFLLETETAEYLYHQYAASLPIIDYHCHLSPKQISENRNFENITQSWLYGDHYKWRAMRTNGVDERYCSGEATDREKFDKWAETVPYTMRNPLYHWTHLELQRYFEIKELLSPLTADSIYNRTAEMLSHPDYSPVGLIRKMKVEVVCTTDDPIDSLEYHGKVKASHPEISMIPAWRPDKLLNIDNGGPFNDYIRNLESLTAIAITGFDTLLEAMDKRHEFFHSSGCRLSDHGLETFYTEPYTHSELNVILGKARQGLKISNEESLKFKSALLYEMAVMDHKRGWAQQFHIGAMRNNNTRMLKTIGPDGGFDSIGDYRYASAMSAFLDRLNLENKLTKTILYNLNPADNEIIATMAGNFQDGSFPGKIQFGAAWWFLDQKEGIEKQLNALSNLGLLSRFVGMLTDSRSLLSYPRHEYFRRILCNLIGRDVEKGELPDDKAWLGKIIEDVCYRNAKNYFNFKKEKS; encoded by the coding sequence ATGAAAAAATTCCTCGACGAAAATTTCCTGCTTGAAACGGAAACTGCTGAATACCTTTATCATCAATATGCAGCGTCACTTCCGATAATCGATTACCATTGCCACCTTTCACCAAAACAGATTTCAGAAAACAGGAATTTCGAAAATATTACCCAATCCTGGCTTTACGGCGATCATTATAAATGGCGTGCCATGCGTACCAACGGGGTAGACGAGCGCTATTGCTCAGGGGAGGCAACCGACAGGGAAAAATTTGATAAATGGGCTGAAACAGTTCCGTATACAATGCGGAACCCGCTTTATCACTGGACTCACCTCGAACTTCAGCGGTACTTTGAAATTAAAGAATTACTGAGTCCGCTCACAGCTGACAGTATCTATAACAGGACAGCTGAAATGCTCAGCCATCCCGATTATTCGCCTGTTGGCCTTATCCGCAAAATGAAGGTTGAAGTGGTTTGCACCACTGATGATCCGATTGATTCACTTGAATACCACGGAAAGGTAAAAGCCTCTCATCCTGAAATATCAATGATTCCCGCCTGGAGACCGGATAAATTGCTGAATATTGATAATGGAGGACCATTCAATGATTACATCCGGAACCTTGAATCGTTAACAGCAATAGCAATCACTGGTTTCGACACCTTGCTGGAAGCCATGGACAAGAGGCATGAATTCTTTCACTCGTCAGGGTGCAGGCTTTCTGATCACGGTCTTGAAACATTTTACACGGAACCGTACACACATTCCGAATTGAATGTCATTCTCGGCAAAGCAAGGCAGGGATTGAAAATCTCAAATGAGGAATCCTTAAAATTTAAATCTGCACTGCTGTATGAAATGGCTGTAATGGATCACAAAAGGGGATGGGCACAGCAGTTTCACATTGGTGCCATGCGCAACAATAACACCCGCATGTTGAAAACCATTGGTCCCGATGGAGGATTTGATTCGATAGGCGATTACAGGTATGCATCCGCCATGTCGGCTTTCCTCGACAGGCTTAATCTTGAAAACAAACTTACAAAGACCATACTGTATAATCTCAATCCTGCAGACAATGAAATCATAGCCACCATGGCCGGTAATTTCCAGGATGGAAGTTTCCCGGGTAAGATACAGTTCGGCGCTGCCTGGTGGTTCCTCGATCAGAAAGAAGGAATTGAAAAGCAACTTAACGCCCTCTCAAACCTGGGACTTTTAAGCCGGTTTGTCGGTATGCTCACCGATTCCCGGAGCCTGTTGTCGTATCCGAGGCACGAATATTTCAGGCGCATCCTGTGCAACCTGATCGGCCGTGATGTTGAAAAAGGTGAACTGCCTGATGATAAGGCATGGCTTGGCAAAATAATCGAAGACGTTTGTTACAGGAATGCTAAGAATTACTTTAATTTTAAGAAAGAAAAATCCTGA
- a CDS encoding aldo/keto reductase has translation MNHRRDFIKKSLIGLSGAALIPSAAQGTNFRLKEELPVRTLGKTGLKIPVLSMGTGDTNNPALVKSVLESGVKLFGTSTYYGNGNNEAMLGQVFKGLPRDSFMVATSSMPKGTDHQNGLFTDPSAGEAFKADIEASMKRLNVDYLDILFLPFAAKKESVFFEPLLRTMEDFKKSGKARYIGIATHSFSDQAVTAAADTGIYDVVMMAYNFRMNEAQAVKDAIDYGAKAGLGFIVMKSMAGGYWDSGRTQPINSQAALKWVLKNPNMHTVMSGMTTFDELQANLALLKDLNMTDQELKDLRLASAGEPGLFCLQCQDCRDQCKQNVDIPTLMRSYMYAYGYRNMHHARQTFDMAAGADACGECDNCSVVCSAGFDVKEKIRNISRIGDVPEEFLA, from the coding sequence ATGAACCACCGCAGAGATTTTATTAAAAAAAGCCTCATCGGCTTATCGGGTGCTGCACTGATACCTTCCGCAGCACAAGGAACCAACTTTAGATTAAAGGAAGAACTCCCGGTAAGAACACTTGGAAAAACCGGTTTAAAAATACCGGTTCTCAGCATGGGAACAGGCGACACAAACAATCCTGCCCTCGTGAAAAGCGTCCTTGAAAGCGGAGTTAAACTGTTCGGCACATCCACATACTATGGAAACGGCAATAATGAAGCCATGCTCGGCCAGGTGTTTAAAGGCCTTCCCAGAGATTCATTCATGGTGGCAACCAGTTCCATGCCAAAGGGAACCGATCACCAGAATGGCCTTTTTACCGACCCTTCTGCCGGTGAAGCGTTCAAAGCTGACATCGAAGCCAGCATGAAGCGACTGAATGTGGATTACCTCGATATTCTTTTCCTTCCTTTTGCAGCAAAAAAAGAATCCGTGTTTTTTGAGCCGTTGCTCCGAACCATGGAGGATTTCAAAAAATCTGGAAAGGCCCGTTACATAGGTATTGCTACCCACAGCTTCTCCGACCAGGCCGTAACAGCTGCGGCTGATACCGGTATTTACGATGTGGTGATGATGGCATACAATTTCAGGATGAATGAGGCACAGGCAGTGAAAGACGCCATTGATTACGGTGCCAAAGCCGGATTAGGCTTTATTGTTATGAAAAGCATGGCTGGAGGATACTGGGACAGCGGACGCACTCAACCAATCAACTCCCAGGCCGCCCTTAAATGGGTTTTGAAGAATCCGAATATGCATACCGTTATGTCGGGCATGACAACTTTTGATGAGCTGCAGGCCAATCTTGCCCTGTTAAAAGATCTGAACATGACAGACCAGGAACTTAAGGACCTCAGGTTGGCTTCAGCAGGTGAACCGGGACTGTTCTGCCTGCAATGCCAGGACTGCAGGGATCAGTGTAAACAAAACGTCGACATACCCACACTGATGCGGAGTTATATGTATGCTTACGGTTACAGGAACATGCATCATGCCCGCCAGACTTTTGACATGGCAGCAGGCGCAGATGCCTGCGGAGAATGTGATAATTGCAGCGTGGTTTGCAGCGCAGGATTTGATGTTAAGGAAAAAATCAGGAATATAAGCCGCATCGGCGATGTTCCCGAAGAGTTCCTGGCATAA
- a CDS encoding Gfo/Idh/MocA family oxidoreductase — MTNTNNSRRDFIKKAGLGASALAIGGIGFPASSYARIVGANERMNFAMIGCYRRFNAYMDSLPKLTDDINVVYVCDVDKIRMADAQAKVSEKMGYKPDAEEDLRNILEDKKVDAVVIAIPDHWHAPATFMAVKAGKHVYLEKPCSHNPREGELLVDFQKKYNRVIQMGSQQRSAIETREIISEIHKGLLGETYMGLAFYSNSRGKVPNPLPVNPPPTLNWELFQGPAPRAQYMDVYFDYNWHWFWQYGTGETGNNAVHELDICRWALELDFPKRVSVIAGKQHYRDDGWTMYDTMDASFIFPNGKVIKWDGKSRSNYQTYGMDRGSIIYGSQGTAVLNRNGYKVFDLGGKLLLERKSEEVAQTTQPGGAGGMDGLHIMNFVNTIRGTAPQQNQPITEGAKSTLLGHLANISYRVNAPLELNETNGHILNNSEAMKLWERQYEKGWEPKL, encoded by the coding sequence ATGACCAACACGAATAATTCCCGCCGTGATTTTATAAAGAAAGCCGGACTCGGTGCATCCGCCCTGGCAATCGGAGGCATCGGATTCCCAGCATCTTCTTATGCAAGGATTGTAGGAGCCAACGAAAGAATGAATTTTGCAATGATTGGCTGTTACAGGCGCTTCAATGCTTACATGGATTCGTTGCCCAAACTCACCGATGACATCAATGTAGTGTATGTGTGCGATGTGGACAAAATCAGAATGGCAGATGCCCAGGCAAAAGTTTCAGAGAAAATGGGCTATAAACCAGATGCAGAGGAAGATTTGCGAAATATCCTTGAGGATAAAAAGGTAGATGCAGTTGTTATTGCCATTCCCGATCACTGGCACGCGCCTGCCACCTTTATGGCCGTGAAAGCCGGTAAGCATGTATATCTTGAAAAACCATGTTCTCATAATCCGCGTGAAGGCGAATTGCTTGTTGATTTTCAGAAAAAGTACAACAGGGTAATCCAGATGGGCTCACAGCAACGTTCTGCTATTGAAACCCGCGAGATCATAAGCGAAATTCACAAGGGATTGCTGGGTGAAACCTACATGGGTCTGGCGTTCTATTCAAACAGCAGGGGAAAGGTTCCCAATCCGCTGCCTGTCAATCCTCCTCCTACTCTCAATTGGGAGTTGTTCCAGGGACCGGCTCCGAGAGCGCAGTATATGGATGTGTATTTCGATTATAACTGGCACTGGTTCTGGCAATACGGAACAGGTGAAACCGGAAACAATGCCGTTCATGAACTGGATATTTGCCGGTGGGCACTGGAACTCGACTTTCCGAAACGGGTATCCGTAATTGCAGGAAAACAGCATTACCGTGATGACGGCTGGACGATGTACGATACAATGGATGCCTCATTTATATTTCCGAACGGCAAAGTCATTAAGTGGGACGGTAAAAGCAGGTCGAATTACCAGACTTATGGCATGGACCGGGGAAGCATTATTTATGGTTCGCAGGGCACTGCCGTTTTAAACAGGAATGGATATAAAGTTTTCGACCTGGGAGGGAAACTGCTGCTAGAAAGAAAGTCGGAAGAGGTGGCACAGACAACCCAGCCAGGCGGCGCAGGGGGAATGGACGGCCTTCATATTATGAATTTTGTAAATACGATCAGGGGCACTGCTCCCCAGCAAAACCAGCCCATTACTGAAGGAGCGAAAAGCACGCTGCTCGGTCACCTGGCCAATATATCGTACAGGGTGAATGCCCCGCTTGAGCTTAATGAAACCAACGGGCATATCCTGAACAATTCCGAAGCCATGAAGTTATGGGAAAGACAATATGAAAAAGGATGGGAACCGAAATTATAA